In Candidatus Delongbacteria bacterium, a single window of DNA contains:
- the hemN gene encoding oxygen-independent coproporphyrinogen III oxidase, giving the protein MFSDIDSGFLEKYDKSGPRYTSYPPATSFHTDYKSQDYVEDLKESNIQKPESISLYMHIPFCPKRCSFCGCNTVIGKGKSFMEEYTDTMIQEIENVSAYIDLIRPVSQIHWGGGTPNALPKVLAEKIMNYVAKKFKISSRAEVAIECSPSYLTLDDIDFYKSIGFNRMSIGVQDFHDNVLDIINRDKPKSALNDLFSKLKEVGFTGNNLDLIYGLPGQSVDSYHDNLVKALTISPDRIVTFSYAHVPWVKAHQKDLEKFGLPIAEQKMKMLLDSFHTLTSNGYVPIGMDHFAKETDSLAMAVNNNMLHRNFQGYCTRETTGQVYAFGTSSISQLDNCYTQNNKNVNEYIKLIKDTGFAIERGYRLSDKEKLVRDIITKIMCSGEVDFNRIAIDYAMTGDSLISFLNPDFKNLENYERDGLITFSNNILNVKPKGFLVVRIIAMEFDPYLELGTNKFSRTV; this is encoded by the coding sequence ATGTTTTCAGATATTGATAGTGGTTTTTTAGAGAAATATGATAAATCAGGACCAAGGTACACTAGTTATCCGCCAGCAACATCTTTTCATACTGACTATAAAAGTCAAGATTATGTAGAGGATTTAAAAGAATCAAATATTCAGAAACCAGAAAGTATTTCACTTTACATGCATATCCCTTTTTGTCCAAAGAGATGTAGTTTTTGCGGTTGTAATACAGTGATTGGTAAAGGCAAATCCTTTATGGAAGAGTATACTGATACCATGATCCAAGAAATTGAAAATGTTTCCGCCTATATAGATTTAATAAGACCTGTTTCTCAAATTCACTGGGGTGGAGGAACTCCCAATGCTCTTCCAAAAGTTTTAGCTGAAAAGATTATGAACTATGTTGCAAAAAAGTTTAAAATTTCAAGCAGAGCTGAAGTTGCGATTGAGTGTAGTCCTTCATACTTAACTTTGGACGATATTGATTTTTACAAATCCATTGGTTTTAACAGAATGAGTATTGGAGTACAGGATTTTCATGACAATGTACTTGATATAATAAATCGCGATAAACCCAAATCAGCTCTAAACGATCTGTTTTCAAAGCTGAAGGAGGTAGGGTTTACAGGGAATAATCTAGATTTAATCTATGGACTTCCTGGTCAAAGTGTAGACTCCTACCATGATAATTTAGTAAAAGCACTGACGATTTCGCCCGACAGAATTGTCACATTTTCCTATGCCCATGTACCTTGGGTGAAAGCACATCAAAAAGATTTGGAAAAGTTTGGACTTCCAATAGCAGAACAAAAAATGAAAATGCTGTTGGATTCATTTCATACTTTAACTTCTAATGGTTATGTTCCAATTGGAATGGATCATTTTGCTAAAGAAACAGATTCTCTGGCAATGGCAGTAAACAATAATATGCTTCATAGAAATTTTCAAGGGTATTGTACAAGAGAGACAACAGGTCAGGTTTATGCCTTTGGAACTTCATCTATTTCACAACTTGATAATTGCTATACTCAGAACAATAAAAATGTTAATGAATATATTAAACTAATTAAGGATACTGGGTTTGCTATTGAAAGAGGTTATAGATTATCAGATAAAGAGAAACTTGTTAGAGATATAATTACGAAAATTATGTGTAGTGGTGAAGTTGATTTCAATAGAATAGCAATAGATTATGCTATGACTGGCGATTCTCTCATTAGTTTTTTAAACCCTGATTTCAAAAATCTGGAAAATTATGAAAGAGATGGGCTCATTACTTTTTCAAATAATATCCTTAATGTTAAACCAAAAGGATTTTTGGTAGTTAGGATAATCGCGATGGAGTTTGATCCATACCTAGAGCTGGGAACTAACAAATTTTCAAGGACGGTGTAG
- the hemE gene encoding uroporphyrinogen decarboxylase yields MSNSIFFDTLSGKKTQRPPVWFMRQAGRVLPSYMKLREEHGFHDMMRTPELACKVTLLPYEDLGVDALILFSDILVVAEAMGMKLKFDPAPVFETALKNLKEPVKFLSPDFTQLTHVYDAIDLIIKNKPENIPLIGFSGSPFTTLVYMIQGFGRDHMFSDAIKFMYNNPKQMEMLMEAVTDLTIFYAENQCDHGISAFQIFETHAGLIPQDLYMELVAPQVKRVLKAVREKGVPTIYFPKGLGSCISKFGKEETDFLGIDWQTSIFNVRKYIDPKVGIQGNLDPRALASDKESLDRIMEKYFEFGQKEQNWIFNLGHGLTPDLSFENVKYVIDKVKSYDWKR; encoded by the coding sequence ATGTCTAATTCGATTTTTTTTGATACATTATCTGGTAAAAAAACTCAAAGACCACCTGTTTGGTTCATGAGACAAGCAGGAAGAGTTTTACCGTCATATATGAAATTAAGAGAAGAGCATGGTTTTCATGATATGATGAGAACTCCAGAACTTGCCTGTAAAGTTACTCTTCTTCCTTATGAGGATTTGGGTGTGGATGCCTTAATTCTATTTTCAGATATTCTGGTTGTTGCGGAAGCAATGGGTATGAAGCTAAAATTTGATCCAGCCCCTGTTTTTGAAACAGCTTTAAAAAATTTGAAAGAACCTGTAAAATTTCTAAGCCCAGATTTTACTCAATTGACTCATGTTTACGATGCGATAGATCTGATAATCAAAAACAAACCAGAAAATATTCCACTTATTGGTTTTTCAGGATCGCCATTTACAACACTTGTCTATATGATACAAGGTTTTGGCAGAGACCATATGTTTAGCGATGCAATCAAATTTATGTACAATAATCCAAAACAGATGGAAATGCTAATGGAAGCTGTTACTGATCTAACTATTTTTTATGCTGAAAATCAATGCGACCATGGTATCAGTGCTTTCCAGATTTTTGAAACACACGCTGGTTTAATTCCACAAGATCTTTATATGGAATTGGTTGCTCCACAAGTTAAAAGAGTTCTTAAGGCTGTAAGAGAGAAAGGTGTTCCAACAATATACTTTCCTAAGGGTCTGGGTTCGTGTATATCAAAATTTGGCAAGGAAGAGACTGATTTTCTAGGAATTGATTGGCAAACTTCAATTTTTAATGTAAGAAAGTATATTGACCCTAAAGTTGGTATTCAAGGTAATCTTGATCCTCGAGCTTTAGCATCAGATAAGGAATCTTTAGACCGGATTATGGAAAAATATTTTGAATTTGGTCAAAAAGAACAAAATTGGATTTTCAATTTGGGGCATGGTCTTACACCAGATCTTTCATTTGAAAATGTTAAATATGTAATAGATAAGGTTAAAAGTTACGATTGGAAAAGATAA
- the hemL gene encoding glutamate-1-semialdehyde 2,1-aminomutase — translation MERTKSEVEFERAQKSIPGGVNSPVRAFKSVGTTPVYFAKAKGSKVYDIDGNEYIDFVASWGPLLVGHSHPEIVKAIQAQAELGTSYGAPTIQETFLAEKIKKFIPSIEKVRMVSSGTEATMSAIRLARGFTGRSKIIKFSGCYHGHADSFLIKAGSGAITLGLPNSPGVTEGTAKDTLIAEYNNIESVKELFNIYADSIACIIVEPVAGNMGVIPPKKEFLQQLRDVTNQYGALLIFDEVITGFRLAGGSAQKYFGIKPDLTTLGKIIGGGLPVGAFGGREDIMNMLAPLGPVYQAGTLSGNPLAMSAGLALLNYIDSKDNFYNELEEKAVYVENGLKRNLEISGVKGIINRVGSMLTLFFSDVEKIESYDECATSNTEIYKQYFNLSLEAGIYLAPSQFEAMFISDAHTFEDLDQMLSASLKALKVIGGK, via the coding sequence ATGGAAAGAACAAAAAGTGAAGTTGAGTTTGAAAGAGCACAAAAATCAATACCCGGTGGTGTGAATTCTCCTGTAAGGGCATTTAAAAGTGTAGGAACTACTCCTGTTTATTTTGCAAAGGCAAAAGGATCAAAAGTTTATGATATCGATGGTAATGAATACATTGATTTTGTAGCTTCATGGGGACCTTTACTTGTTGGTCACTCTCACCCGGAAATTGTCAAAGCAATTCAAGCACAGGCAGAACTTGGAACAAGTTATGGGGCACCAACAATTCAGGAAACTTTTCTTGCAGAAAAAATTAAAAAATTTATTCCTTCCATAGAAAAAGTAAGAATGGTAAGTTCTGGAACTGAAGCTACCATGAGTGCTATAAGATTAGCAAGAGGATTCACTGGTAGAAGTAAAATTATCAAATTTTCCGGTTGTTATCATGGACACGCTGATAGTTTTTTGATTAAAGCCGGTTCGGGTGCTATTACTTTAGGTCTTCCCAATAGTCCTGGTGTAACAGAAGGTACTGCAAAAGATACTTTAATTGCAGAATATAATAATATCGAAAGTGTTAAAGAATTATTTAATATTTACGCAGACAGCATTGCTTGTATTATTGTAGAGCCAGTAGCTGGAAATATGGGGGTGATTCCTCCTAAGAAAGAATTTTTACAACAGCTTCGTGATGTTACAAATCAATATGGAGCTTTACTAATTTTTGATGAAGTTATTACGGGATTTAGACTGGCTGGCGGAAGTGCTCAAAAATATTTTGGTATTAAACCTGATTTAACAACCCTTGGGAAAATTATAGGTGGTGGTCTTCCTGTGGGTGCTTTTGGTGGCAGAGAAGATATTATGAATATGCTTGCTCCATTGGGTCCAGTATACCAGGCAGGAACATTATCTGGAAATCCACTTGCGATGTCAGCAGGTCTTGCACTATTAAATTATATCGATAGTAAGGATAATTTCTACAATGAACTTGAAGAAAAAGCCGTTTACGTTGAAAATGGCTTGAAAAGAAATCTAGAAATTTCCGGAGTTAAGGGTATTATCAATCGTGTTGGTTCTATGCTTACATTGTTCTTTTCTGATGTTGAGAAGATTGAATCTTACGATGAGTGTGCTACTTCAAATACAGAAATTTACAAACAATATTTCAATTTATCCCTTGAAGCTGGAATTTACTTAGCTCCTTCACAATTTGAAGCTATGTTTATTTCAGATGCTCATACTTTTGAAGACTTGGATCAAATGCTTTCTGCAAGTCTGAAAGCTTTAAAAGTTATCGGAGGGAAATAA
- a CDS encoding transcriptional regulator, whose protein sequence is MATSQDFIEFVYDQIDSKWNKRYRKMFGEYMVYVNDKPVLLVCDNTVFVKKLDCVSPYIKDGKCGLPYTGAKEHYIVDVEDREALSKIIFELEKILKVPVKKKKKV, encoded by the coding sequence ATGGCGACATCACAAGATTTTATAGAATTTGTTTACGATCAAATTGATAGTAAATGGAATAAACGGTATAGAAAAATGTTTGGAGAGTATATGGTTTACGTAAATGACAAGCCTGTATTACTAGTATGTGACAATACTGTGTTTGTTAAAAAGTTGGATTGTGTTAGTCCCTACATTAAAGATGGAAAGTGTGGACTCCCTTATACTGGAGCTAAGGAGCACTATATTGTTGATGTGGAAGATCGGGAAGCTCTGTCTAAAATTATCTTTGAGCTGGAAAAAATACTAAAAGTTCCGGTTAAAAAGAAAAAAAAAGTTTGA
- a CDS encoding U32 family peptidase: protein MKNMIELLAPGGDLESIKAAISAGADAIYCGLDKFNARNRAVNISFEELQGVIKLAHSNNCKIYLTLNILFTDAELPSLFNLLNDLANTKIDGLIIQDLGLAYILNQYFDFFEVHASTQLTTHNVGQIKFLNRLKVERVNLSRELNITEIEELVCAGNDLGIGTEVFIHGSYCISFSGLCYFSSFFNGRSGNRGRCSQPCRNRYKTTAAMKNYPLNLKDNSAFTNLRELVEIGVSSLKIEGRIKKYDYVYTIVESWRKHIDNYYKSGSIGKDDSKLYKVFNREFSNGFLVDKIDKFMFTENPRDNSIKRFYNINSDELLNIYNEKNKILSDVEEKIKKLSISKIYLRIKVYGKNKSKLIVKVITPTNSFFVYSNEKLTDISRSNQVSNMDALRGRLNGLDNDEYQLKEYDTVNLKADLFIPFQELSQIKQKIIFKLNNSLQPIAPVRFPKIEQSKKIITTPKLSIIVSSYDDAILGKAKEIEVIFSIPNCLTCEYDKLLNLFDEHSDLIPLFPSILIGRDYFLAVKLLNSIKFKKIITNNLGIAMEAYLSDINWIGGPNLNLTNSFSLKCIKELYSCSGAYISNELGIKQLKRINPPDNFQLNYLIYGPILLMTSRQCFFHQITGCEKVELSKECVEYCKKSALLSTNNSIDLLVLKEENNFNSIYSSHYLFNPDIIKDLNGVFSGFTIDLRDIETSVKTTVCKGDLIDLFCALVNYVSVDKEVKDLASFTTNVQYFRGI from the coding sequence TTGAAAAATATGATCGAATTATTAGCTCCTGGTGGAGATTTAGAATCAATCAAAGCTGCAATATCAGCTGGAGCAGATGCAATATATTGTGGGCTCGATAAATTTAACGCTAGAAATAGAGCTGTGAATATAAGTTTTGAAGAGCTACAAGGAGTAATAAAATTAGCTCATTCAAATAATTGCAAAATTTATCTTACTTTGAATATCCTTTTTACTGATGCAGAGCTTCCATCACTTTTTAATTTGTTAAATGATCTTGCCAACACTAAAATAGATGGGTTAATTATTCAAGACCTTGGATTAGCATATATATTGAATCAATACTTTGATTTTTTCGAAGTTCATGCTTCTACCCAATTAACTACTCATAATGTAGGACAGATCAAATTCTTAAATAGGCTCAAGGTTGAACGTGTTAATCTATCAAGAGAATTGAATATTACAGAGATAGAAGAATTAGTATGTGCAGGAAATGATCTTGGAATAGGTACTGAAGTCTTTATTCATGGTTCATATTGTATTTCATTTTCAGGTTTATGCTATTTTAGCTCTTTTTTCAATGGCAGATCAGGAAATAGAGGTCGATGTAGCCAGCCTTGTAGAAATAGGTATAAAACTACGGCTGCAATGAAAAACTACCCTCTTAACTTAAAAGACAATTCAGCCTTTACAAATCTTAGAGAACTTGTAGAAATAGGTGTTTCTTCATTAAAAATTGAAGGTAGAATTAAAAAGTATGACTATGTTTATACTATAGTAGAAAGCTGGAGAAAGCATATTGATAATTATTATAAATCTGGTTCTATTGGAAAGGATGATAGTAAGCTATACAAAGTTTTTAACAGAGAATTTTCGAACGGTTTTCTTGTTGATAAGATTGATAAATTTATGTTCACAGAAAATCCCAGAGATAATTCTATCAAGCGTTTCTATAATATTAATAGTGATGAACTCCTAAATATTTATAATGAAAAAAATAAAATCTTAAGTGATGTTGAAGAAAAGATAAAAAAATTATCAATTTCGAAAATATATTTGAGAATAAAAGTTTATGGAAAAAATAAAAGTAAGTTGATCGTTAAGGTCATTACACCAACTAATTCATTTTTTGTGTATTCAAATGAAAAACTGACTGACATATCAAGATCAAATCAGGTTTCAAACATGGATGCTTTAAGAGGAAGATTAAACGGCTTAGATAATGACGAATATCAATTGAAAGAATATGATACCGTAAATTTGAAAGCAGATCTTTTCATACCATTTCAAGAACTTTCACAAATAAAACAAAAAATTATTTTTAAATTAAACAACTCTTTGCAACCAATAGCTCCTGTAAGATTTCCAAAAATTGAACAAAGTAAAAAAATTATTACTACTCCTAAACTGTCCATAATAGTATCAAGCTATGACGATGCCATTTTGGGTAAAGCTAAAGAGATCGAGGTTATATTTTCAATCCCAAATTGTTTAACATGCGAATATGATAAATTATTGAATTTATTTGATGAACATTCAGATCTTATTCCACTTTTTCCATCAATTCTAATTGGGAGAGATTATTTTTTAGCAGTAAAACTATTAAATTCAATTAAATTCAAAAAAATCATTACAAATAATCTTGGAATAGCTATGGAAGCTTATCTTTCAGATATCAACTGGATAGGTGGTCCCAATTTAAATTTAACAAATTCGTTCTCCCTCAAATGTATAAAAGAGTTATACAGTTGCTCCGGAGCTTACATATCCAATGAATTGGGCATTAAACAGCTAAAAAGAATTAACCCTCCAGACAATTTCCAGTTGAATTATCTTATTTATGGTCCAATTCTGTTGATGACGAGTAGACAATGTTTTTTTCATCAGATAACAGGATGTGAAAAAGTAGAATTAAGTAAAGAATGTGTAGAGTATTGTAAAAAATCAGCTTTACTTTCAACTAATAACAGTATTGACCTCCTTGTTTTAAAAGAAGAAAACAATTTTAATTCTATCTACAGTTCTCATTATCTTTTTAATCCGGATATTATTAAGGATTTAAATGGAGTTTTTTCTGGTTTTACCATAGATTTAAGGGATATTGAAACATCTGTTAAGACTACAGTTTGTAAGGGTGATTTGATAGATCTTTTTTGTGCCTTAGTAAACTACGTAAGTGTGGATAAAGAAGTTAAAGATTTAGCTTCATTTACAACAAACGTACAATATTTCAGAGGAATTTAA
- the eno gene encoding phosphopyruvate hydratase, whose translation MPEILDVYAREVLDSRGNPTVEVEVTLEDGTIGRAIVPSGASTGEHEAHELRDGDASRFMGKGVLKAVQNVNEIIAPEIIGMYATEQTLIDKTMIELDGTKNKAKLGANAILGVSLAVARAAAQSKGLPLYQYLGGVNSKRLPAPMMNILNGGSHADNNVDFQEFMVMPVGAESFSQALRMGAEVFHNLKAVLKAKKYNTAVGDEGGFAPDLKSNEEALELIVEAIEKAGYSPGKDIVITLDPASSEFYDKKTGKYMLDSEGKKLTSRQMVDYYEKLVAKYPIFSIEDGMAEDDWEGWSIITEKLGGKIQLVGDDLFVTNIDRLKMGIEKKVANSILIKLNQIGTVTETLESIEMAYRAGYTAVISHRSGESEDTFIADLAVAVNSGQIKTGSASRTDRIAKYNQLLRIEDEIREVAVFGVVR comes from the coding sequence ATGCCGGAAATTTTAGATGTGTACGCAAGAGAAGTATTGGATAGCAGGGGTAATCCTACAGTTGAAGTGGAAGTAACTCTTGAGGATGGAACAATTGGAAGAGCTATTGTGCCGTCTGGTGCTTCCACTGGAGAACATGAAGCTCATGAATTAAGAGATGGTGATGCAAGCAGATTTATGGGAAAAGGTGTTCTTAAGGCTGTTCAAAATGTGAATGAGATAATTGCTCCAGAAATTATTGGTATGTACGCAACAGAACAAACACTTATCGATAAGACTATGATTGAATTAGATGGAACAAAAAACAAAGCAAAACTTGGTGCCAATGCTATTCTTGGTGTTTCTCTTGCAGTTGCTAGAGCTGCTGCTCAAAGTAAAGGCTTACCTCTATACCAATATCTTGGTGGTGTAAACTCAAAAAGATTACCTGCTCCAATGATGAACATATTGAATGGTGGTTCCCACGCCGATAATAATGTTGATTTTCAAGAATTTATGGTGATGCCAGTTGGTGCTGAATCATTCTCTCAGGCGTTGAGAATGGGTGCCGAAGTTTTTCACAATCTTAAGGCTGTTTTGAAAGCAAAAAAATATAATACTGCAGTTGGTGACGAAGGTGGTTTTGCTCCAGATCTAAAATCTAATGAAGAAGCCCTAGAATTGATAGTTGAAGCTATTGAAAAAGCTGGTTATTCTCCTGGTAAGGATATTGTGATAACTCTTGATCCTGCTTCAAGTGAGTTTTATGACAAAAAAACTGGTAAATATATGCTTGATTCAGAAGGTAAAAAGCTTACTTCAAGACAGATGGTTGATTATTATGAAAAACTTGTAGCTAAATATCCTATATTCTCAATTGAAGATGGTATGGCAGAGGATGATTGGGAAGGTTGGTCAATCATTACAGAAAAACTTGGTGGAAAAATTCAACTTGTTGGTGACGATCTGTTTGTTACCAATATTGATAGATTAAAAATGGGTATTGAGAAAAAAGTTGCTAACTCAATTCTTATTAAACTAAATCAAATTGGTACTGTAACCGAAACTTTGGAGTCTATTGAGATGGCTTACAGAGCTGGTTACACTGCAGTGATATCGCACAGATCTGGCGAAAGTGAAGATACTTTCATTGCAGATTTAGCTGTAGCTGTAAACTCAGGTCAAATTAAAACTGGTTCTGCTTCAAGAACTGACAGAATTGCAAAATACAATCAATTGCTGAGAATTGAAGACGAAATCCGTGAAGTTGCTGTATTCGGTGTAGTTAGATAA
- a CDS encoding CvpA family protein has translation MGALLNIAILLTVVSFGTVGYRNGIVGTKFYFEKNFLSFLFIPLFEPMMTKFLLRFINESFVFPISLILVYLILVITISILLDKISKLPGEPKSSADKTMGLFLGGIRGFLYTSLFVFFIGVLFVDRALPVQTSKDIRKTLSSKIIKKPINYFRFGVFTVAEWDFFSNINKKSNDLGREVLTLKDKYNREYKW, from the coding sequence ATGGGTGCTTTGCTAAATATTGCAATTCTTCTAACTGTTGTTTCTTTTGGTACTGTTGGTTATAGAAATGGAATAGTTGGAACTAAATTTTATTTTGAAAAGAATTTTCTGAGTTTTCTGTTTATACCTCTTTTTGAACCTATGATGACAAAGTTCCTTCTGCGATTTATAAATGAGTCCTTTGTATTCCCTATTTCTTTAATTTTAGTTTACTTAATTTTAGTTATTACTATTTCAATTTTACTTGATAAAATTAGTAAGCTTCCCGGAGAGCCGAAAAGCTCAGCAGATAAGACAATGGGATTATTTTTGGGAGGAATAAGAGGTTTTTTATATACATCTCTTTTTGTTTTTTTTATAGGAGTGCTGTTTGTTGATCGTGCATTACCAGTGCAGACGAGTAAAGATATAAGAAAAACCCTATCATCAAAAATTATAAAAAAACCAATAAACTATTTTAGATTTGGTGTTTTTACTGTTGCAGAATGGGATTTTTTCTCAAATATAAACAAAAAATCAAATGACTTGGGAAGAGAAGTTTTAACTCTAAAGGACAAGTACAATAGAGAATATAAGTGGTAA
- a CDS encoding acyl-CoA thioesterase, translated as MSFKFFTELKVHFDECDMAGIVHNSNYLKYFERGRTAYLSNLGLDYNLETLGEDYFIVVRENFCRYLKPAKFNDSIKVYVRTVSIGKSSWKVEYNIFLRDELITDGYTLLVKTDESYSKPKRITDKLKNLVLSYEGIQ; from the coding sequence ATGAGTTTTAAATTTTTTACAGAACTAAAAGTTCATTTTGATGAATGTGATATGGCTGGAATTGTACATAATAGTAATTATTTGAAGTATTTTGAAAGAGGTCGTACCGCATATCTATCAAACTTGGGATTGGATTATAATTTGGAGACTCTTGGAGAGGATTATTTCATAGTTGTGAGAGAAAATTTTTGTAGATATTTAAAACCTGCTAAATTTAATGATTCAATTAAAGTTTATGTAAGAACGGTGAGTATTGGGAAAAGTAGTTGGAAAGTAGAGTACAATATTTTTTTAAGGGATGAATTGATTACTGATGGTTATACTTTACTAGTAAAAACGGATGAGTCATACTCAAAACCAAAGAGGATTACCGATAAATTAAAAAATCTGGTATTATCATACGAAGGGATTCAATAA
- a CDS encoding HlyD family efflux transporter periplasmic adaptor subunit — MRIFYFCLIVLIFLNCSRETSEIPVADIENGKFAVIISQSGEVRAKKSTIVESPNIRGYGKIMDMVPEGTIVKKNDYLLTLDPEDLLKNLESKETELSGLKAELEKSNANHEFQIKQMELSLENAEYRFELEKMAMKRIEFESKSVQEEKELQFKITNNNYVENKEKLKLQKVINATERTTLMSKYRKVEMELEMMQKDIDRLKILAPEDGLVVYAKVWKNGKFGKIQIGDTPWRGQGIVELPDLSEIEVDTYINEVDISRVKVGMKVLVYLDAFKDSEYKGEIVSISRLARDGENGNDTKVFDVVVKILEVDDKLRPGMSARCEIFLAEYDDLNIIPIESVFTEDSLHYVYLKDNGSFKKVEVDVVDKNDTHVGIKNKLSGKTSLTKP, encoded by the coding sequence ATGCGTATTTTTTATTTTTGTTTGATAGTTCTGATATTTCTCAATTGCTCGAGGGAAACAAGCGAAATTCCTGTAGCAGATATTGAGAATGGCAAATTTGCCGTTATAATTTCTCAATCTGGTGAAGTTAGAGCAAAAAAATCAACAATAGTTGAATCGCCAAATATTAGAGGTTATGGTAAAATTATGGATATGGTTCCAGAAGGTACGATTGTAAAGAAAAACGACTACCTTCTAACTTTAGATCCTGAAGACCTACTTAAAAATCTAGAGTCTAAAGAGACTGAATTATCTGGTCTAAAAGCTGAGCTAGAAAAGTCTAATGCGAATCATGAATTTCAGATAAAGCAGATGGAGTTGAGTCTGGAGAACGCAGAATACAGATTTGAATTAGAAAAAATGGCTATGAAAAGAATAGAGTTTGAATCAAAATCTGTACAGGAAGAGAAAGAACTTCAATTCAAGATTACAAACAACAATTACGTTGAAAATAAGGAAAAGCTAAAATTACAGAAAGTGATTAATGCTACCGAAAGAACCACTTTGATGTCCAAGTATCGAAAAGTTGAAATGGAACTGGAGATGATGCAAAAAGACATTGATAGATTAAAAATTTTAGCTCCCGAAGATGGTTTGGTTGTTTATGCAAAAGTTTGGAAAAATGGAAAATTTGGTAAGATTCAGATAGGGGATACTCCTTGGCGAGGTCAGGGGATTGTTGAATTGCCCGATTTAAGTGAGATTGAAGTAGATACTTATATAAACGAAGTTGATATTTCAAGAGTTAAAGTTGGGATGAAGGTTTTAGTTTATTTAGATGCTTTTAAAGATTCTGAATATAAGGGAGAAATTGTATCCATATCCAGATTGGCAAGAGATGGTGAAAACGGAAATGATACAAAAGTTTTTGATGTAGTGGTTAAGATTTTAGAAGTTGATGATAAATTGCGTCCTGGTATGAGTGCAAGATGTGAAATTTTTTTGGCTGAATATGATGATCTAAACATCATTCCCATAGAATCGGTTTTTACAGAGGATTCTCTTCATTATGTTTATTTGAAAGACAATGGTAGCTTTAAAAAAGTTGAAGTTGATGTGGTTGATAAAAATGATACTCATGTGGGTATCAAAAATAAATTATCAGGAAAGACGTCCTTAACTAAACCTTAA